Proteins co-encoded in one Arachis stenosperma cultivar V10309 chromosome 7, arast.V10309.gnm1.PFL2, whole genome shotgun sequence genomic window:
- the LOC130939537 gene encoding uncharacterized protein LOC130939537, whose protein sequence is MSFRDGLVNLIAEEDAAALKVLPSSKEIKKAVWDCESSRAPGSDGRMRSVMSDLVGETQSAFVKGRKIHDDALIVCETVHWLKSRKKEVAIIKLNFQKAYDMVKWRFVDIVLQKMDFGRRMIGEAVRNGRISPLFVGIDNIKLSHLQFADDIVLFCPPEEESIKNYKRLLRCFELMSGLSINFEKFCLIPINCDQYWVQSMCSLFECKESALSVKYMGIPPLQE, encoded by the exons ATGAGTTTTAGAGATGGATTGGTGAATTTAATAGCTGAAGAAGATGCTGCAGCTCTAAAAGTATTACCGTCGTCGAAGGAGATTAAAAAAGCTGTGTGGGACTGTGAATCCTCTAGGGCACCAGGTAGTGATGG GAGGATGAGATCAGTTATGTCAGATTTGGTTGGCGAGACTCAGAGTGCGTTTGTAAAGGGTCGGAAAATACACGATGACGCTCTTATTGTTTGCGAAACTGTGCATTGGCTCAAATCGAGGAAGAAGGAAGTGGCTATAATCAAGCTGAATTTTCAAAAGGCATATGATATGGTCAAGTGGCGGTTTGTAGACATTGTCCTGCAAAAGATGGATTTTGGGCGCAG GATGATTGGGGAGGCTGTTAGAAATGGTCGGATATCCCCTCTATTCGTGGGGATAGACAATATAAAATTGTCACATCTTCAATTTGCTGATGATATTGTGTTGTTTTGTCCGCCAGAGGAGGAGTCCATTAAGAACTACAAAAGGCTTCTTCGCTGCTTCGAACTGATGTCGGGGTTAAGTATCAATTTTGAGAAATTCTGTTTGATACCAATCAATTGTGATCAATATTGGGTACAGAGCATGTGTAGTCTGTTCGAGTGTAAGGAATCTGCTCTTTCGGTTAAATACATGGGAATCCCTCCACTacaagaataa